The Oligoflexia bacterium DNA segment CTAAGGAACTAAAAAGCTAAAAACCAGTTAAGTACAATACTAGACTTTAGTTTGGCAGACTCGCTATTAGTTGGTAATTTTCATAAACTAGACTACAAAAAATCAATACTCGACCGATACCTTAGTATGGCACTACTTAAGTATGAGGTCAAAAAATGAAGAATAAAAATCTGCTAATGCTGGCCCTTTTGGTTATTTCAATCAGCATGACAGCTTGCACTGGTACTAAACTAAAGCGATCGACACTACTTTCTGAAGGCGGTAATAGCGCAAAAACAAAACCTATTCCAAATGAGACCTTCAGTTCACTGCGTTTACACCCTGAGAACCCAAGATATTTTCAAGATATCGCAACCGGCAACCCCATTGTATTTGTGGGTTATCAAGGGTTAGTGCCAACTTCGCGAGTATCTCTTGTTGTTAATAATTTTGAAAAAGTGAAAGCCTCTGGTTTGAATTACACACGTATTTGGCACTTTTTGCCATGGGAGAAAGCTTGTGGAATTTTTCCGTGGGTTCAAATTTCTGGTTTGAACATAAAAGACGGCGAAGCTTGCGACATGAATATTGATGTGCCATCAAGTCAACGCCGAATATATGATTTAACAAAATGGAATGACGAGTATTGGACAAGACTTCGAGCTACATTAAAACAAGCAACAGAGGCTGGCATTGTTTCTGAAATCATGTTGTTTGAACATTCTGGCATGAAGGCACCTGCGTGGAATTATAATCCATGGGCTACTAATAATAATATTAATAGTCTTGAGAGTAGTAATGCAAGTGGTAGTGGGTTTCCCACTTTTTATGAGTCGGCAAAACGACCGAAACTTCGCCAGTTTCAAGAAGAATATATTAAAAAAATGATTGATGAAACAATCGGTTTCAACGTTGTGTACGAAGTCGAAAACGAACATGATGATTTTTCTGACGCAACTTGGGCAACACAAAATGGTCAGTTCATTAAAAATTATATTGCGACTAAGTATCCAGGCAAAACTAGGTTAGTATCTTACAGCAGTCTTGATAATGAATTAGAAGATCTCTACAAGACATCAGATATTGATATTATTAATATTCATCCACTGGGTGAGATTGAACGGTACCCGTACAATTTGAGCAGTTATATCGAAGGTCGTTGGGGTTTTGCAAAACCTATCAATAATGATGAATTTGGAAATCATACTAAAAATGAACCGGGTTTACGAAATGCTACCTGGATGACCTTGCTCAGCGGTGGACACATTCATATTGAAGAGCCAGACGTATCTATTGATGCTCCGGGAATTATCTTAAATATGCAAAAGTTTATTAAACAATCCGGATGGGATTTTATTCATGCAGCTCCAAACAGGCGCTATAGCTTTGGTGGCAATTGCATGATCCAACCTGGTGTTGAGTATGTTTGTTATTACTATTTTAATAGCGCGAAAAAGTCTCTCAGCGTAGCTGCTGGTAATTATCAAGTAAAATGGTGGAACCCTCGTGTAGCCGGCTATGCAGATTCAAAACCTTTAGTGCATGCAGGAGGTGTACTTTCATTAACACCGCCTTCATCTACTGAGAGTTGGGTATTACATATCAAATCTGATATTGCTCCTACATTTAGTGCGACACTCACTGCACCACCTGCGCATTCTTGCTCAACGATGTTGTACAACGAGTTTAAAAACTTAACTTGTCCAACAATAGAAAATCAATTTGGCGCAAAAGTAAAAGCCGCACAAGCAACAACAATGAATACGTATTCAGAAATTTTTGACAAAAACGATATGGCCTGCGGAGATTGCCCCTTTGTTAAAGACCCAGGTCTTTATCACTGGCTGGTTTCGGAGCATGTCTCAGATTTAGGTCTTTGTGCCACCTGGGATAATGAAGAGCTACTTGTGAAAAATTCAAATAATTTTTCTGAGAACTATGACATTCATTTAGGAAGTGGTCATGTTTGGGGCGGCGGTGGAAAATATTTTGCTACTTGTAGCCCAGCCCAAGTAATCTGGGCCCCTCAGACAAAGTGAATAAAGAACGACCTCATAACGACGAGAGTTCAATAGGCACAAGCTTCCCCGGAGGAGCGATTCGTCCTAAAAGAAGTTGTGTCATTAAAATCGCTCAAATTGAATCACAGTATATAATCCGGTAAATCCGGTACCCTAATCCGGTAAATCCGGTACCCGGTACCTTTTTCGGACTACAACGCGTCAAATGCATTATTTTTAGCAAGCAGCACAGTGCTGGGATTGCATCTGTAGTCGACGATGCCAAGAAAAGCCGTTCCATTTTCAAATATTTTTCCTTTGCATATAAATGCTAGGGCACACAATAGAGAAGCGTTTAAAGCTCCTATGGATGAAATATGGCTGATAATGGAGAATTATCTTTTTGTAATTTCGAGTATTTTTGAAATAAAAATTCATTCTTTTGTTTTGATGCCAAATCATTTTCATCTTATTTTTCTACCAACGGAAAATAATGTGGGAGCGGCATTGAATTATTTCATGCGTGAAACCAGTAAAGAAATTGGTCTAATTTCACATAGAATCAATCAAGTCTACGGAGGTCGAAATTATAAAACTCTCATCACAAATGAGCGCTATTACTTAACAGCCTACAAATATGTTTATAGGAATCCAGTTAAAGCAAAGCTATGTAATCGAGTTGAAGATTACAGGTACTCTACTTTAAGTAGTCTTATGGGAAATACAAAAAGCTTCATTCCACTTGAGGAAGATACTTTACTTTTTTCTCCAAATTTTTCAGAAAGAACTCTGCTCTGGTTGAATGAGGAACCGCTGAAAAAAGATTATGAAGATGCCACTAAGGCAATGCGCAGAAGCATTTTCACACTCCCACTTGATAAAGACTCAAAAAAACTAAGTAGACTCGAAACCGAACTTTTCTGACGCAGTGCTAACGAAAAAGGTACCGGGTACCGAATGGTGCGGCCGACAGGAGTCGAACCTGTGACCCTCAGATTCGAAGTCTGATGCTCTATCCAGCTGAGCTACGGCCGCTTAATGACTGGGCTAACGAATGTAATCGAGTACCCTTGGGCTCTCCTTAAGTCAAGAATTCCTGCTACTTATCATAGAAATAGATGATTTATAAAACCAGACTTCTAGCCTCAAGGGAGGCGGCTCCATAGACGATAACTTAAGTATGAAGCACAACTTCGAACAATTCACTCGTCGGGCGTTTGACCAATGGAAAATCGCTAACCCCTGGTTACGCCTCGGCGCTCAATTGATTGATCAAGGCCTCATTGGATTCGCGACAGGATCAATTCTAACATTTCTATTTCCAGAAAAAGCATGGACAACACTTTGGTGGATAACTTGGCTCCTATTTTGGCCCTTTGTTTCTCTATCAACTCAATGCCTCTTTTTATCTATAATGCATACCACGCCGGGCAAAAAAGCATTTGGACTTCGCATTCAATCAGCAAAACCCAATCACCCACTTTCTCCTTGGCAGATTTTAGAAAGAACTACGGCTTGGTGGCTTGGATTTTTCACCATAGGTGCTAGCTGGAGTACAATTTTAAGTCGCAGTGACAGACGCGCTTGGCATGACATCGTCGCTGAAACAGTTGTCGTACATGACGAAGTATTTCCAAACTACATTAGCCCTATTGAACGCAAAGTCGGTCGTGCATGGGCAATCACCGTTTCTTTTTTGCTGATATCCGCACTCTCAGTTTCACTTTTAATAAATATCAAAAAACTGAGCAACTCAGTAACTGAAAAATCAACAGCACTCTCACCAAGTAATCGAAAACAAATAGAGAGTTTTTCTTGGCTTATGCTCATAGGCGAACTTCCACAAATCGTTGATCAAGGCATGCCCAAAAATGATGAAAAACTTTTAAGTGCAATGACTCATTTTTCAAAAGCACGCACTCTACCATCTGTTGATCGTTATGCTTATTACAAAGAAAATATTCAAGTGACTGAAGATTGGCTTTGTAGGCCCGGGCAAACAGCTTCGCAAGAATGTCAGTCAGTCCAACTCATGGCTGCACTCTTAAGCGAAAAATCACTTGATGCCCAAACTCCAGGTGCGCTCTTAGTCTTAAAAGTAATTTCAAATCTTGAAAAACTTGATTCAGTGAATGATGAACTAGAATATTTAGTTAAAGAAAGTAAAACAGCCCTTCTTAATTCTGCACAGTACTTGGCCATGAAAACTAAACAAGCTCTGCTTAATCAAAAAAAGGGTGACTTTAAAAAAGCTTATGAAGTTCTTGCTCAAGATGTTGAATTTCTGGAACAAGACAATATGGGAGCATCTGAAAAAATTCTCTTTGATACACTCGTTAACACAGCTTGCGAATCTCAGGCTTTAACAGATTGCACACAAGTCATTAGTCAATGTACCCGACTTCCTTTTTGGTCTGAGTGGAGTGCTGGGTGTCGAGCTAAAGAAAAACCTGATACAAATACAGCTCAATCATTGGGTTATTGGTGGAAAGTAGCCAATAGTGATGTGATGGTTCCACTTGCTGATTGGGAGAAATCAAAAACAGCTATTGAAAATGTGAATCAAACTGAATTTGAAAAAAATATTATTCAAGCCCTTGATCTTGCAATCGCAGTAAAGAGTCAAGATCCACAAAATCTTGTAGCACGCTCTCAAAATCTAAGTGTTCATAATCCACTTTGGGGATGGGCCCAGAAGCAAGCCATCGGAAAATTTGGCAAACAGTGGTCTCTACTCTTAAAAAAGCCAGAACAAATGCAACTTGCACATTTTAAATTGATGCCTAAAAATGCCAACGCAAAGCGAGCCATCGCCAGCGAAAAAAGCCTCGTAAAGAAGAAGAAAAAAAAGAAAAAATAAGTTATTAGAAAATTAGCGAGTAACGCTACCAGTGGGTTTACGCCCACCAGCGGGTTCGGTGCCACCTGGGATAATGAATTCTTTGGTGAGTGGGAAAAACGCATCAGCAGCTTGTTGCATATCAGTGCTGGTTGCTTCAGGCCAAGCCCAGATCTCTGTGCGACAACCACGTGATTTCAGATACCAAATAAGGGGGAGATAATCTTTATCTCCTCCAAGAATAATAACTACATCTAATTTTTCAGCTAGTGTGACAGCATCGATAATGAGAAAACAGTCAGCGTTTTTAACAGGGCGTTTTACTTCTCCACCCATACGCGACCAAAATACTTCAAACTCATTAGATATTTCTTTGAATTGTGGCTTGTAATAAATGATACGGATGATTTCACGATCGCCAACATTTTCTAGGATTTTTTTGTAATCTGTTCGGCCGCTGTGATGTTTCCATCCAGATGTTTCGATATTTTCGGCATCAACGAAGATACCTACTTTTTGAAATACGAGACCTTTTTTGTGTGCTGACATTGCCCTACTTAACTAATGAAGAAGATCGCCCATCCATGGGCACCAAGGTCTTTGACCTTGTAACCCCTCTCCCTGTAGTTTCGTGTTTTAAAAAAACTACTCTGTACCACCTCGGTACAGCCCCCAACTTGTGCCCCTCGTAATGTACAGAACCGAATTACTTCTATTCCGACGAGAGCGAACTTCTGATGAATATATTAGAAAGAATGTTTACTTAAAGGTAAAGCATTAATGTAAGAAAATATCATTTTTTATAAAAATAATTAGCTCACGTGCGTCAAATTTATGAGCTCAGTTGCCAGAAGACTTACGCAGTGTCAGTATTATCGCATGATTCTCAAAGAGTTTTCCAATGCCCTCATATTAGACAAGCCAAGTGGTGCCTCAACCCACACGCCCGATGGCGGCGTTACAGAAGGCTTTTTAGAAATGGCGCAACGACTTTTCGATCGTACTCTGTGGGCCGTACATCGTCTCGATCACGGAACCTCGGGTTGTCTTTTAGTAACCACCTCTAAAGAAGCGGTCATGGAGTGGACACAAAAACTCAAGTCTGCCAAAAAAAAATATATATTTATTTCTCCACATGAATCTAAAGAATCTGTCTGGAAATATGAAGGTCGCATTGAAAAAACCGGAAACCATCGTTTTGAATTGGTTGAAGGCATTTCAAATAGTTTCACTAAATTTGCAAAACTCGGTACATCACCATTTGGATTTTTATATGAAGCAGAAATTTCAAGTGGCAAAACTCATCAGATAAGAATTCATGCACAAGCTTCAGGTATTCCAATTTTAGGAGATGCAGAGCATGGAGGAAACCCCTTTGTTCGGTTAATGCTCCACTCTAAAAGCCTTGATTTTGAAGGTGAAAAATACATCTCACCTCTACCCACTTTATTTATTCAAAAAGAAAAACCCGACACAGATCATGCAAAATTCTTATCAAGCTATGATCGAAGGCGTTTTCTCATTAATTTTGAAAAGAAAAACACTGATAGTTTTCGCCTTGTACATCGCGAATGGACAAAAAATTTTAAGCCTAAATTGTGCATAGAAAAACTAGGAGATGTTTTACAATTCCAAAACTATACTGAGAAAACCATCCAACCCCATTTTGCCCAAACGTTAACTGAAAGCATCGGATGCAAAAAATGGTTTATCAGAACCATGAAAAACAGAGGCTTAAGTGTCGCCCTTGAGAATAACAACATTAATAGCTCAATTGAACTACCTGATAAATGGGTGATCACAGAAAATAAAATAAAGTTTGAAATGCGCTCAAACCAAGGCCTCAGCACCGGATTATTTTTAGATCAGAGAGAAAATCGAAAAAAAGTATTACAAAGTTCAGAAGGT contains these protein-coding regions:
- a CDS encoding DUF6298 domain-containing protein; the protein is MKNKNLLMLALLVISISMTACTGTKLKRSTLLSEGGNSAKTKPIPNETFSSLRLHPENPRYFQDIATGNPIVFVGYQGLVPTSRVSLVVNNFEKVKASGLNYTRIWHFLPWEKACGIFPWVQISGLNIKDGEACDMNIDVPSSQRRIYDLTKWNDEYWTRLRATLKQATEAGIVSEIMLFEHSGMKAPAWNYNPWATNNNINSLESSNASGSGFPTFYESAKRPKLRQFQEEYIKKMIDETIGFNVVYEVENEHDDFSDATWATQNGQFIKNYIATKYPGKTRLVSYSSLDNELEDLYKTSDIDIINIHPLGEIERYPYNLSSYIEGRWGFAKPINNDEFGNHTKNEPGLRNATWMTLLSGGHIHIEEPDVSIDAPGIILNMQKFIKQSGWDFIHAAPNRRYSFGGNCMIQPGVEYVCYYYFNSAKKSLSVAAGNYQVKWWNPRVAGYADSKPLVHAGGVLSLTPPSSTESWVLHIKSDIAPTFSATLTAPPAHSCSTMLYNEFKNLTCPTIENQFGAKVKAAQATTMNTYSEIFDKNDMACGDCPFVKDPGLYHWLVSEHVSDLGLCATWDNEELLVKNSNNFSENYDIHLGSGHVWGGGGKYFATCSPAQVIWAPQTK
- a CDS encoding transposase, which codes for MPRKAVPFSNIFPLHINARAHNREAFKAPMDEIWLIMENYLFVISSIFEIKIHSFVLMPNHFHLIFLPTENNVGAALNYFMRETSKEIGLISHRINQVYGGRNYKTLITNERYYLTAYKYVYRNPVKAKLCNRVEDYRYSTLSSLMGNTKSFIPLEEDTLLFSPNFSERTLLWLNEEPLKKDYEDATKAMRRSIFTLPLDKDSKKLSRLETELF
- a CDS encoding RDD family protein: MKHNFEQFTRRAFDQWKIANPWLRLGAQLIDQGLIGFATGSILTFLFPEKAWTTLWWITWLLFWPFVSLSTQCLFLSIMHTTPGKKAFGLRIQSAKPNHPLSPWQILERTTAWWLGFFTIGASWSTILSRSDRRAWHDIVAETVVVHDEVFPNYISPIERKVGRAWAITVSFLLISALSVSLLINIKKLSNSVTEKSTALSPSNRKQIESFSWLMLIGELPQIVDQGMPKNDEKLLSAMTHFSKARTLPSVDRYAYYKENIQVTEDWLCRPGQTASQECQSVQLMAALLSEKSLDAQTPGALLVLKVISNLEKLDSVNDELEYLVKESKTALLNSAQYLAMKTKQALLNQKKGDFKKAYEVLAQDVEFLEQDNMGASEKILFDTLVNTACESQALTDCTQVISQCTRLPFWSEWSAGCRAKEKPDTNTAQSLGYWWKVANSDVMVPLADWEKSKTAIENVNQTEFEKNIIQALDLAIAVKSQDPQNLVARSQNLSVHNPLWGWAQKQAIGKFGKQWSLLLKKPEQMQLAHFKLMPKNANAKRAIASEKSLVKKKKKKKK
- a CDS encoding NYN domain-containing protein, which codes for MSAHKKGLVFQKVGIFVDAENIETSGWKHHSGRTDYKKILENVGDREIIRIIYYKPQFKEISNEFEVFWSRMGGEVKRPVKNADCFLIIDAVTLAEKLDVVIILGGDKDYLPLIWYLKSRGCRTEIWAWPEATSTDMQQAADAFFPLTKEFIIPGGTEPAGGRKPTGSVTR
- a CDS encoding class I SAM-dependent methyltransferase; its protein translation is MSSVARRLTQCQYYRMILKEFSNALILDKPSGASTHTPDGGVTEGFLEMAQRLFDRTLWAVHRLDHGTSGCLLVTTSKEAVMEWTQKLKSAKKKYIFISPHESKESVWKYEGRIEKTGNHRFELVEGISNSFTKFAKLGTSPFGFLYEAEISSGKTHQIRIHAQASGIPILGDAEHGGNPFVRLMLHSKSLDFEGEKYISPLPTLFIQKEKPDTDHAKFLSSYDRRRFLINFEKKNTDSFRLVHREWTKNFKPKLCIEKLGDVLQFQNYTEKTIQPHFAQTLTESIGCKKWFIRTMKNRGLSVALENNNINSSIELPDKWVITENKIKFEMRSNQGLSTGLFLDQRENRKKVLQSSEGKRVANFFSYTCGFSLAAALGGAHEVISIDTSGATLDWGKCNFKLNGLNPDQYDFFVADSIFFLKACLKRERQFDLIIIDPPTFSRHKHGVFNLNENLDELLDFAFKCLAPHGRLLFTLNDESITSQFLGRRLELSVERTIKKVIRLERCHPPYDFEFPLERNTVMKGFWIYL